A window of Verrucomicrobia bacterium CG1_02_43_26 contains these coding sequences:
- a CDS encoding 50S ribosomal protein L17: MRHGNHRHQLGVKKAHRSAMLASLAGALITHGRIKTTLAKAKALRPFIEKIVTMSVKASKAEDLAQKLHFRRLAISRVRDKVAIKRLFDERAEEFLNRPGGYTRIYKLIARRGDSADMALIEFIEASDEGYTKGRKKKVSAKRKVVQHAKTEKEEAKSESTAE; this comes from the coding sequence ATGCGTCACGGTAACCACAGACACCAGCTCGGAGTAAAAAAAGCTCACAGATCCGCCATGCTAGCAAGCTTGGCTGGAGCTCTGATCACTCACGGCAGAATTAAAACAACTTTGGCAAAAGCTAAAGCACTCAGACCTTTTATCGAGAAAATCGTAACTATGTCGGTGAAAGCAAGTAAAGCAGAAGATCTTGCTCAAAAGCTTCATTTTAGAAGACTTGCAATTTCTCGTGTCCGCGACAAAGTAGCTATCAAAAGGCTTTTCGATGAGCGTGCAGAAGAGTTTTTAAACCGACCAGGTGGATACACTCGCATTTACAAGCTTATTGCTCGTCGTGGTGATAGTGCGGATATGGCACTCATCGAATTTATCGAGGCTTCTGATGAAGGTTATACAAAAGGCCGTAAAAAGAAGGTTTCAGCGAAACGTAAAGTTGTTCAGCATGCCAAAACCGAGAAGGAAGAAGCAAAATCTGAATCAACTGCTGAGTAA
- a CDS encoding DNA-directed RNA polymerase subunit alpha, giving the protein MAKRLGKFELPKRLMKDDKTATDTYAMFVAEPFESGYGHSVGNSLRRVLLSSIEGAAICSIKIEGVNHEFQSIDSVVEDVTDIVLNLKKVILKSKKRENIHLIIDVDKEGPVTAADISGDSDIEVLNPDQIICTLNKKRRFVADLEVKVGRGYCTADENKKENQSIGLITIDSLFSPVRLVKYAVENTRVGQMTDFDKLILEVWTDGRITPDEALKEATAILQHHLKVFEQVSEEEIEFETKGTEVSEEQNRLRKLLNMSVNEIELSVRAANCLNNANITTVGELCMKSENEMLKYRNFGKKSLNEIKAKLEQLGLSLGMKIDERLLEVSGDI; this is encoded by the coding sequence ATGGCCAAAAGATTAGGAAAGTTTGAATTGCCGAAGCGCTTAATGAAAGACGACAAAACCGCTACGGATACGTATGCAATGTTTGTCGCAGAGCCTTTCGAGTCAGGATATGGACATAGTGTAGGTAATTCGCTTCGCAGAGTTTTACTCAGTTCTATTGAGGGAGCTGCTATTTGTTCCATTAAAATAGAAGGTGTTAATCACGAATTTCAAAGCATTGATAGCGTGGTTGAAGATGTCACAGATATTGTTTTAAACCTGAAGAAGGTCATTCTCAAATCTAAGAAGCGCGAAAATATTCATTTGATCATCGATGTTGATAAAGAAGGTCCTGTGACTGCAGCAGATATCTCGGGTGATTCTGATATCGAAGTGCTCAATCCAGATCAAATCATTTGTACCCTTAATAAGAAAAGACGCTTTGTCGCCGATCTCGAAGTTAAGGTAGGACGTGGATATTGTACTGCTGACGAGAACAAGAAAGAAAATCAGTCCATCGGGCTCATTACGATCGATTCTCTGTTTAGTCCAGTTCGCCTCGTTAAATACGCGGTTGAAAATACCCGTGTTGGTCAAATGACTGATTTCGATAAGTTAATACTCGAAGTTTGGACAGACGGCCGTATCACTCCTGACGAAGCACTAAAAGAAGCGACTGCAATTTTACAGCACCACTTAAAGGTTTTCGAACAGGTGAGTGAAGAGGAAATTGAATTCGAAACAAAGGGTACTGAAGTTTCTGAAGAGCAAAATAGATTGCGTAAGCTCCTAAACATGAGCGTAAACGAAATCGAGCTATCAGTTCGTGCTGCAAACTGCTTAAATAACGCTAACATTACAACAGTTGGTGAACTTTGCATGAAGAGCGAAAACGAAATGCTCAAGTATCGTAATTTTGGTAAAAAGTCCTTAAATGAAATTAAGGCAAAACTAGAACAATTGGGATTGTCCCTCGGAATGAAAATAGACGAAAGACTATTGGAAGTTTCTGGAGACATATAA
- a CDS encoding 30S ribosomal protein S4, whose protein sequence is MSRYTGPTQRENRKYLEDGIEIFPKKTACERKPYAPGQHGQKKRKKQTPFAIGLREKQKARMFYGLTEKQFRLTFERAKKIRGVTGEVFLQLLEQRLDNVVYMLGLARTRRAARQFVVHGHVLVNGKKVDIPSYTIAPADTIEVRKDKTSSMQIATRSLEGIEYRGVPAWLAVDVNALKGVVNRTPVRDEICSLINEQLIVEFYSR, encoded by the coding sequence ATGTCTCGATATACAGGACCAACTCAAAGGGAAAACAGAAAATACTTGGAAGATGGAATAGAAATATTTCCCAAGAAAACTGCTTGCGAACGTAAACCATACGCACCTGGTCAGCACGGCCAAAAAAAGCGTAAAAAGCAAACCCCATTTGCAATCGGATTGCGTGAAAAGCAGAAGGCTAGAATGTTCTACGGTCTCACTGAAAAGCAATTTCGCTTAACTTTTGAGCGCGCTAAAAAAATTCGTGGTGTTACGGGTGAAGTTTTTTTACAGCTTCTTGAACAGCGTTTAGATAATGTTGTATACATGCTTGGGTTAGCAAGAACACGTCGTGCCGCACGTCAGTTTGTCGTTCATGGCCACGTGTTGGTTAATGGTAAGAAGGTAGATATTCCAAGTTACACAATTGCTCCAGCCGACACCATCGAGGTTCGTAAGGATAAAACATCATCAATGCAAATCGCAACAAGAAGTCTCGAAGGCATTGAGTATAGAGGTGTTCCCGCTTGGCTTGCAGTTGATGTAAATGCTTTGAAGGGTGTCGTGAATCGCACTCCTGTAAGAGATGAAATTTGTTCTTTAATTAATGAACAGCTAATTGTAGAGTTCTACAGTCGATAG
- a CDS encoding 30S ribosomal protein S11, whose protein sequence is MQEVKVRKAKGSKNITTGRCSVLATFNNTKVCFTDQRGNVISWSSSGKCNFRGSRKSTAYAAQVVVQDAARVAMSHGLKDVDVILKGPGLGRDSAVRALQALGLNVLKITDATPIRHNGCRQPGRRRV, encoded by the coding sequence ATTCAGGAGGTCAAAGTTCGCAAAGCTAAGGGTAGTAAAAATATTACTACAGGAAGATGCAGCGTCCTTGCTACTTTCAATAATACAAAAGTATGCTTTACGGATCAAAGAGGTAATGTAATATCCTGGTCTAGCTCCGGCAAATGTAATTTTAGAGGTTCACGTAAATCAACAGCTTATGCAGCGCAAGTAGTCGTTCAGGATGCCGCACGTGTTGCTATGTCACATGGATTAAAAGATGTGGACGTTATTTTAAAGGGACCGGGTCTCGGTCGCGATTCCGCCGTTCGTGCCCTTCAAGCGTTAGGTTTGAATGTTCTTAAAATTACTGATGCCACACCTATTCGTCACAATGGTTGCCGTCAACCTGGAAGAAGACGCGTCTAA
- a CDS encoding 30S ribosomal protein S13: protein MPRLLGVDIPEKKKIEYSLRYLYGIGPNRSVIVLEHAGIDPNVRANQLSEEELNKIAEAITELGYEVEGDLRRHIIANIKRLQAIKAYRGIRHYKKLPVRGQRTSTNARTAKGKRRMAVTGKKKADKK, encoded by the coding sequence ATGCCGCGATTATTAGGAGTAGATATACCGGAAAAAAAGAAAATTGAGTATTCGTTACGGTATTTGTATGGCATTGGGCCAAATCGTTCCGTCATTGTATTAGAACATGCTGGAATAGACCCAAACGTACGCGCCAATCAACTGTCCGAAGAGGAGCTAAACAAGATTGCAGAGGCGATTACTGAGTTAGGCTATGAGGTAGAGGGTGATTTGCGTAGACATATCATTGCGAATATTAAGCGACTTCAAGCCATCAAGGCCTATAGAGGCATTCGCCACTACAAAAAACTGCCGGTTAGAGGGCAACGTACCAGCACGAATGCACGTACTGCAAAGGGTAAAAGGCGCATGGCCGTTACCGGTAAGAAAAAGGCAGACAAAAAGTAA
- a CDS encoding type I methionyl aminopeptidase yields the protein MIPIKSVEQVEKMRQACSVAAEILEGMCEAAKPGMTTYDLDLIGRDLIAKHGATSACFNYQVGDKKYPAYTCISVNEEVVHGVGTLNRVLKEGDIVSLDVCVDYNGFIGDNACTIILGTATEDARKLVRVTEEALKKGIQKAISGNRVGDISHAIQQYVESNGFSVLREFVGHGVGENMHEEPQIPNYGKKNTGPKLKPGMTLAIEPMVNFGKPAVHYAADGLTVVTSDKLPSAHAEHTVLITKDEPEILTFSKKREKMLEQF from the coding sequence ATGATACCCATTAAATCAGTTGAACAAGTAGAAAAAATGCGCCAAGCCTGTAGTGTTGCCGCAGAAATTCTTGAAGGCATGTGCGAAGCCGCAAAGCCTGGGATGACTACTTATGATTTGGATTTAATTGGGCGTGATTTGATCGCTAAGCATGGCGCAACCAGCGCTTGTTTCAATTATCAAGTAGGAGATAAAAAATATCCTGCATATACTTGCATCTCAGTAAATGAGGAAGTCGTCCACGGTGTAGGTACCCTTAACCGCGTCCTTAAAGAAGGGGATATTGTATCTCTTGATGTATGCGTCGACTACAACGGCTTTATTGGTGATAATGCGTGCACGATCATTTTGGGCACCGCAACTGAGGACGCAAGGAAATTAGTACGGGTTACCGAAGAAGCGCTTAAAAAGGGCATTCAGAAAGCAATTTCAGGTAATCGAGTAGGGGATATTTCACATGCCATCCAGCAATACGTAGAAAGTAACGGCTTCAGCGTCCTTCGGGAATTTGTCGGCCATGGTGTTGGTGAAAATATGCATGAAGAACCCCAGATACCGAATTATGGTAAGAAAAATACCGGCCCGAAATTAAAACCCGGAATGACACTTGCGATTGAGCCCATGGTGAATTTTGGTAAGCCCGCAGTTCATTATGCTGCAGACGGCCTCACTGTTGTTACTTCAGATAAATTACCATCTGCTCATGCCGAACATACTGTTCTCATTACAAAAGATGAGCCAGAAATATTGACATTTTCCAAAAAACGAGAAAAAATGCTTGAGCAATTTTAA
- a CDS encoding preprotein translocase subunit SecY has translation MLSAFTNCLKIPELRQKIFLTLGLLFVARLGAQIPLPGFNPQPLQDFFATQTSAGGNLVGLFNMFTGGAFLKGAVFGLGIMPYISASIIMQLMSAVMPGLARLQQEGDVGRQKIAQYTRYLTIIISLIQSVLLVMALSNYPDRLFPGYDIKTYGAMVVMNPTWFLITATILLTAGTMALMWLGEQITQRGIGNGISLLITVGIVAGAPAAFSQAVSMFFKPVGVQGASLGVPQAVLMVLLLLLVIAGMIAVTQAQRKISVQYAKRIVGRKMYGGQSTFLPLKVNYSGVMPVIFASAILMFPQQIFTYIAGATGLNFFRELALYLTQGSVSYYVVYGAMILGFSYFWVSIMFKPIQIADDLKKAGGYIPGVRPGVPTAQFLDFVMTRLTLAGAIFLTAIALFPDLLFYAYNVPYSVALFFGGTGTLITVGVMLDTMRQIETYLLQRHYDGFLKKGKLKGRGSQTRSSFAVDTGELKNLSALWWPLGILFTIGIVAWILQKF, from the coding sequence ATGTTATCCGCTTTTACTAATTGCCTCAAAATCCCAGAGTTAAGACAGAAAATATTTCTGACTCTGGGACTTCTGTTTGTTGCCCGTCTTGGTGCCCAAATCCCCTTGCCAGGCTTTAATCCGCAACCATTGCAGGATTTTTTCGCCACGCAGACTTCTGCTGGTGGAAATCTTGTAGGGTTGTTTAATATGTTCACGGGTGGGGCCTTTTTGAAGGGTGCAGTATTTGGTCTCGGTATTATGCCCTATATCAGTGCATCTATTATTATGCAGTTGATGTCAGCTGTCATGCCTGGCCTAGCAAGGCTGCAGCAAGAAGGCGACGTTGGTAGGCAAAAAATTGCACAATATACTCGCTATTTGACAATTATCATCAGTTTGATTCAGTCGGTCTTGCTGGTAATGGCGCTTTCAAATTACCCTGACAGGCTTTTCCCTGGGTATGACATAAAGACTTATGGTGCCATGGTTGTTATGAACCCTACATGGTTCTTAATAACAGCAACCATACTTCTCACAGCAGGAACAATGGCCTTGATGTGGCTTGGAGAGCAAATTACACAGCGAGGAATTGGTAACGGTATTTCCTTACTCATCACAGTAGGTATTGTTGCAGGCGCGCCTGCTGCTTTCAGTCAAGCGGTTAGCATGTTCTTTAAACCAGTTGGCGTTCAAGGCGCTAGTTTGGGTGTCCCGCAAGCGGTCTTGATGGTGCTGTTATTACTTCTTGTTATTGCAGGGATGATTGCGGTCACGCAGGCTCAACGCAAAATTTCTGTACAATATGCAAAACGCATAGTTGGTAGAAAGATGTACGGCGGACAGAGCACATTTTTACCGTTAAAGGTGAATTATTCCGGTGTTATGCCAGTTATTTTCGCAAGTGCCATATTGATGTTTCCTCAGCAAATATTTACCTATATTGCTGGAGCAACCGGGCTTAATTTCTTCCGCGAATTGGCTTTGTATTTAACTCAAGGTTCCGTTTCATATTACGTTGTTTATGGTGCCATGATTTTAGGATTCAGTTATTTCTGGGTTTCTATCATGTTTAAACCAATTCAAATTGCAGACGATTTAAAAAAGGCAGGTGGCTACATTCCAGGGGTTCGTCCGGGTGTTCCAACAGCACAGTTTTTGGATTTTGTAATGACGCGTTTGACGCTAGCGGGTGCAATATTTTTGACTGCAATTGCATTGTTTCCCGATTTATTGTTTTATGCCTACAACGTCCCTTATTCAGTAGCCTTGTTCTTTGGCGGTACTGGTACGCTTATTACTGTCGGTGTTATGTTGGACACTATGCGCCAGATTGAAACTTACTTATTGCAACGTCACTATGACGGTTTCTTGAAAAAAGGTAAGCTCAAAGGGCGTGGAAGCCAGACAAGAAGTTCTTTTGCTGTTGACACTGGCGAACTTAAAAACTTGAGTGCGCTTTGGTGGCCGTTAGGAATTCTTTTTACAATCGGTATTGTTGCCTGGATATTACAAAAGTTTTAG
- a CDS encoding 50S ribosomal protein L15, giving the protein MGFLTDLKKASYKKTKKRKGKGVGSGQGKTAGRGHKGSKARSGYSISPIFEGGQTSLAVSLPKRGFNNYEFATNYAIVNIADLEKLSEVEITLELLKEKRMVRNISTRLKVLGVGETTRALTIKAHKFSKSAKAKIEKAGGKAEDLALSA; this is encoded by the coding sequence ATGGGATTCTTAACAGATTTAAAAAAGGCTAGTTACAAAAAAACTAAGAAACGTAAGGGTAAGGGAGTTGGTTCAGGCCAAGGTAAAACTGCAGGTCGCGGACACAAGGGAAGTAAAGCTCGTTCCGGCTACAGTATTTCACCTATTTTTGAAGGGGGACAAACATCTCTTGCGGTCAGTTTACCAAAACGTGGTTTCAATAACTACGAATTTGCGACTAACTATGCCATTGTAAACATTGCTGATCTTGAAAAGCTGTCTGAGGTTGAAATCACTTTGGAGCTGCTGAAAGAAAAACGCATGGTGCGGAATATATCAACTCGACTCAAAGTCCTTGGTGTTGGTGAAACAACCCGTGCTCTAACGATTAAAGCACACAAGTTTTCTAAATCAGCCAAAGCCAAAATTGAGAAAGCCGGTGGGAAAGCCGAAGACTTAGCCCTGTCAGCCTAG
- a CDS encoding 30S ribosomal protein S5 — MVNVVHINRCAKVVKGGRRFSFSALVVVGDGNGKVAYGHGKAKEVPEAIRKATERAKANLQSTEQIALKGTTIPHEVFGKFDGGRVLLRPASVGTGVIAGGAVRPVLEALGIKDILSKSLGSSNPGAVVKAVIEALRQLRSADEIRQMKQSA; from the coding sequence ATTGTTAATGTAGTACACATTAACCGTTGTGCTAAAGTAGTTAAGGGTGGTAGACGTTTTAGTTTCTCGGCACTCGTTGTTGTCGGTGACGGAAATGGTAAAGTAGCCTACGGCCACGGAAAAGCTAAAGAAGTACCTGAAGCCATTCGGAAAGCAACAGAGCGTGCTAAAGCTAATCTTCAAAGTACAGAGCAAATCGCGTTGAAGGGAACAACTATCCCTCACGAAGTTTTTGGCAAGTTTGATGGCGGAAGAGTTCTTTTGCGTCCCGCAAGTGTTGGTACTGGTGTTATTGCCGGAGGTGCTGTTCGTCCTGTCTTGGAAGCATTAGGGATCAAGGATATATTGTCAAAATCTCTTGGATCAAGCAATCCAGGTGCTGTTGTAAAAGCAGTCATCGAGGCTTTACGCCAACTGCGTTCTGCGGATGAGATTCGTCAAATGAAACAAAGTGCTTAA
- a CDS encoding 50S ribosomal protein L18 gives MNIKRKKKTVQRRRMRIRRKIKGTESKPRLSLRFSHEHIYAQCINDDVDNGGKTLVYLSTLDKDLKSDDIGPNKEGAAKFGKIFGEKASKSGITDVVFDRGGRRYHGKVKEFADAARASLKF, from the coding sequence ATGAATATTAAACGAAAAAAGAAAACAGTTCAGAGGCGTAGAATGCGCATTCGTAGAAAGATTAAAGGTACGGAATCCAAACCTAGACTATCTTTGCGCTTTAGCCACGAACATATTTATGCCCAGTGCATCAATGATGACGTTGATAATGGTGGGAAAACATTAGTTTACTTGTCTACACTCGATAAAGATTTAAAATCAGATGATATTGGCCCTAATAAAGAAGGTGCCGCCAAGTTTGGTAAAATCTTTGGCGAAAAAGCGAGTAAGAGCGGAATAACCGATGTCGTTTTTGACCGCGGTGGACGGCGTTATCACGGGAAAGTAAAAGAATTCGCGGATGCAGCAAGAGCATCATTAAAATTTTAA
- a CDS encoding 50S ribosomal protein L6 produces MSRIGKLPIDIPSNVKVTITGKKILVEGPKGKLEKEFKPAAAIEINDNQIIITPGDNSRFAQAYYGTMRAIINNMVKGVVDGYSKSLELHGVGFKAAMKDNVLVLNLGYSHNIDYTIPYADIKITVTENTKIKVEGPDKHAVGQVTADIYHFYPVEPYKGKGVRIVGKYIIRKEGKKTA; encoded by the coding sequence ATGAGTAGAATAGGAAAATTACCAATAGATATACCAAGTAATGTAAAAGTTACCATTACTGGAAAAAAAATTTTAGTAGAAGGCCCTAAGGGTAAACTTGAAAAGGAATTCAAGCCAGCGGCCGCTATCGAAATCAACGATAACCAGATTATTATAACGCCTGGAGACAACAGTCGTTTTGCTCAAGCCTATTATGGGACAATGAGAGCGATCATCAATAATATGGTGAAGGGCGTTGTTGATGGCTATTCGAAGAGCCTTGAATTACACGGAGTTGGTTTTAAAGCAGCTATGAAGGATAACGTACTCGTATTGAATTTGGGATATTCTCATAACATTGACTATACAATTCCTTATGCTGATATAAAAATTACAGTTACTGAGAATACAAAAATTAAAGTAGAAGGCCCAGATAAGCATGCGGTTGGTCAAGTGACAGCAGACATTTATCACTTCTATCCAGTAGAGCCTTACAAGGGTAAGGGTGTAAGAATAGTAGGTAAATACATTATCCGTAAGGAGGGTAAGAAAACTGCATAA
- a CDS encoding 30S ribosomal protein S8 yields MDTVADFLTIIRNASNAGNKDCMAQWSKMRENIVTILKKEGYIKDFKVVTNERQLKFILVTLKYFKGRPAITGVKRQSSPGQRQYCGSTEIPYVLGGMGICILTTSKGVMKDKDARQNKVGGELLCKVW; encoded by the coding sequence ATGGATACAGTAGCAGATTTTCTAACAATCATCAGAAACGCAAGTAACGCAGGCAACAAAGACTGCATGGCTCAATGGTCAAAAATGCGTGAAAACATTGTGACTATTCTTAAAAAAGAAGGTTACATTAAAGATTTTAAAGTAGTTACCAATGAACGCCAGCTTAAGTTTATTCTGGTTACATTGAAGTACTTCAAGGGACGACCAGCCATTACAGGTGTTAAAAGACAAAGCTCACCCGGTCAGCGTCAATATTGTGGCAGTACTGAAATTCCGTACGTCCTTGGCGGCATGGGGATTTGTATTTTGACTACATCTAAAGGTGTTATGAAGGATAAAGACGCTCGTCAGAACAAAGTTGGTGGCGAGTTGCTTTGCAAAGTATGGTAA
- a CDS encoding 30S ribosomal protein S14: MAKKSAVEKNNRRKKLIEKFKGKREELKAKMKNPDVTDEEFYAAQRELTNLPRNSSPVRYRNRCSITGRCRGFRRKFGISRITLREYASRGLIPGITKSSW; this comes from the coding sequence ATGGCTAAAAAATCAGCAGTAGAAAAAAATAACAGGCGCAAAAAGCTCATTGAGAAGTTCAAAGGCAAACGAGAAGAGTTGAAGGCCAAAATGAAAAACCCTGATGTTACAGATGAGGAGTTTTACGCAGCACAGCGCGAACTAACAAATTTGCCGCGCAACAGTTCCCCTGTTCGCTATAGAAATCGTTGTAGTATTACAGGCCGTTGTCGTGGATTCAGAAGGAAGTTCGGTATTTCACGTATAACCTTGCGTGAGTATGCTTCTCGTGGACTTATCCCTGGTATTACAAAATCATCTTGGTAA
- a CDS encoding 50S ribosomal protein L5, whose product MNEPELKKFYKEQVVPALKQALKLENVHEIPRIEKVVLNSSVGATDAKAQIQKLEEDLAKISGQKALVTKAKKSISNFKLREGMAIGVKVTLRGTRMYDFLLRLVAIALPGIRDFRGLDNRFDGKGNVTIGIEDHTIFPEVSTDISNTQRFGLDITIVTTADNDFHGFELLKQLGFPFRRKVTEVQE is encoded by the coding sequence ATGAATGAGCCAGAATTAAAGAAATTTTACAAAGAACAGGTTGTGCCGGCGTTAAAGCAAGCATTGAAACTGGAAAATGTGCACGAAATTCCTCGTATCGAGAAAGTCGTTTTGAATTCTTCTGTGGGAGCGACTGATGCAAAGGCGCAGATCCAGAAATTGGAAGAAGACTTGGCAAAGATATCGGGTCAAAAGGCACTTGTAACTAAGGCTAAAAAGAGCATATCAAATTTTAAGCTACGTGAAGGAATGGCCATTGGCGTAAAAGTTACATTGAGAGGCACTCGCATGTATGATTTCTTACTTAGGCTTGTTGCAATCGCCCTCCCAGGCATTCGCGACTTTCGCGGTTTGGACAATCGTTTTGACGGCAAAGGCAATGTCACTATCGGGATTGAAGACCACACAATTTTTCCTGAAGTGTCTACCGACATTAGCAACACTCAGCGTTTTGGTTTAGATATCACTATCGTAACCACTGCTGACAACGACTTTCATGGGTTCGAATTATTAAAGCAATTAGGCTTCCCCTTCAGAAGAAAAGTTACCGAGGTTCAAGAGTAG